The following are encoded in a window of Lynx canadensis isolate LIC74 chromosome B1, mLynCan4.pri.v2, whole genome shotgun sequence genomic DNA:
- the CPLX1 gene encoding complexin-1, whose amino-acid sequence MEFVMKQALGGATKDMGKMLGGDEEKDPDAAKKEEERQEALRQEEEERKAKYAKMEAEREAMRQGIRDKYGIKKKEEREAEAQAAMEANSEGSLTRPKKAIPPGCGDEPEEEDESILDTVIKYLPGPLQDMFKK is encoded by the exons GGGCCACAAAGGACATGGGGAAGATGCTCGGGGGTGACGAGGAGAAGGACCCCGATGCGgccaagaaggaggaggagcgcCAGGAAGCCCTgcggcaggaggaggaggagcgcaAAGCCAAGTACGCCAAGATGGAGGCGGAACGCGAGGCCATGCGGCAGGGCATCCGAGACAAG tACGGCATCAAGAAGAAGGAAGAGCGTGAGGCTGAGGCCCAGGCCGCCATGGAGGCCAATTCGGAGGGCAGCCTGACACGGCCGAAGAAAGCCATCCCGCCCGGCTGTGGGGACGAGCCGGAGGAGGAGGACGAGAGCATCCTGGACACCGTCATCAAGTACCTGCCCGGGCCGCTGCAGGACATGTTCAAGAAGTAA